One window of the Mycobacterium xenopi genome contains the following:
- a CDS encoding nucleoside triphosphate pyrophosphohydrolase, with protein sequence MTVVLVDPRRPSLVPVEAIELLTGEVQYTEEMPVAVPWSLPSARPAHTGEDAPVLLSSDPEHPAVTARLAAGDRLISAPEQQRGERLVDAVAMMDKLRTAGPWESEQTHDSLRRYLLEETYELFDAVRSGNADELREELGDVLLQVLFHARIAEDAPQHPFTIDDVADTLMRKLGNRVPGVLAGEEISLDDQLAQWEERKAAEKPRDSVLDDVPTAQPALSLAQKVIQRVHKAGLPEDLIPQSITSVAVTADGDAENTLRTAVLEFMDTVRETEKAIAAGRRGDDVPEELDATPLGVVTEEEWRAYWPQDIAQPAAEKVAAWPTTRGGLRQMAISPTPRHSRRLCTAGWGKAATVAMVASAPATGIHDQRSDCARLL encoded by the coding sequence ATGACAGTCGTTTTGGTCGACCCCCGCCGCCCGTCGCTGGTTCCCGTCGAAGCGATCGAATTGCTCACCGGCGAAGTCCAATACACCGAGGAGATGCCGGTGGCGGTGCCGTGGTCGCTGCCGTCGGCGCGTCCGGCGCACACCGGAGAAGACGCCCCGGTGCTGCTGTCGTCCGACCCCGAGCATCCGGCGGTGACAGCGCGACTGGCGGCGGGGGACCGGTTGATTTCGGCGCCCGAGCAGCAACGCGGCGAAAGACTTGTCGATGCGGTGGCGATGATGGACAAACTGCGCACCGCCGGCCCGTGGGAAAGCGAACAGACGCACGACTCGTTGCGCCGCTACTTGCTGGAGGAGACCTACGAGCTGTTCGACGCGGTGCGCAGCGGTAATGCCGACGAGTTGCGCGAGGAACTCGGCGATGTGCTGCTGCAGGTCTTGTTTCATGCGCGCATCGCCGAGGACGCGCCACAACACCCCTTCACCATCGACGATGTCGCCGACACGCTGATGCGGAAGCTGGGCAACCGGGTGCCGGGAGTGCTTGCCGGCGAGGAGATCTCACTCGACGATCAGCTGGCTCAGTGGGAAGAGCGCAAAGCGGCGGAGAAGCCACGGGACTCGGTGCTCGACGACGTTCCTACCGCCCAGCCGGCATTGTCTTTGGCGCAGAAGGTAATCCAACGAGTGCACAAAGCCGGACTCCCGGAGGACCTGATTCCACAATCCATCACCTCGGTCGCTGTGACAGCCGACGGCGATGCCGAAAACACCTTACGCACAGCTGTTTTAGAGTTTATGGATACCGTCCGCGAAACCGAGAAGGCGATTGCGGCCGGACGCCGCGGCGATGACGTTCCCGAGGAGCTCGATGCCACGCCGCTGGGTGTCGTGACCGAAGAAGAGTGGCGGGCCTATTGGCCGCAGGACATTGCCCAGCCGGCCGCGGAGAAGGTGGCGGCTTGGCCGACGACCCGGGGCGGGTTGAGACAAATGGCGATCAGTCCGACACCGCGCCACAGTAGGCGTTTGTGCACGGCAGGTTGGGGAAAGGCAGCGACTGTCGCAATGGTTGCTAGCGCGCCGGCTACCGGGATCCACGACCAGCGAAGCGACTGTGCCCGCTTGCTATGA
- a CDS encoding lytic transglycosylase domain-containing protein → MSPVRWLRAAAVVGAAALLLASSCTWQLGSYIPKGVPPPAGDPVPPVDTHAKGRPADQLHSWAVERSAALQIPVIALEAYAYAARVAEVENPNCRISWTTLAGIGEVESHHGTYHHASIAPNGDVHPPIRGVRLDGSGGTLHIVDTDAGGLADDDGTVRAMGPMQFIPETWRLYGVDANNDGVVSVDNIDDAALSAAGYLCWRGKNLATPRGWITALRAYNDSDVYARAVRDWATAYAAGHPL, encoded by the coding sequence GTGTCGCCGGTGCGTTGGCTGCGGGCGGCCGCCGTGGTGGGGGCGGCGGCATTGCTCTTGGCGTCGAGTTGTACGTGGCAGCTCGGCAGCTACATCCCCAAGGGGGTGCCGCCGCCGGCGGGGGATCCGGTTCCGCCGGTGGACACCCATGCCAAGGGCCGGCCCGCCGATCAGTTGCACAGCTGGGCGGTCGAGCGCAGTGCGGCACTGCAAATTCCGGTTATTGCGCTGGAAGCCTATGCCTACGCGGCCCGGGTCGCTGAGGTCGAAAACCCGAACTGCCGTATATCGTGGACGACTTTGGCCGGTATCGGTGAAGTGGAAAGTCACCACGGCACCTACCATCATGCGTCGATTGCCCCCAATGGCGATGTGCACCCGCCGATTCGGGGCGTGCGCCTGGACGGAAGTGGCGGCACGTTGCACATAGTCGACACCGATGCCGGCGGCCTTGCCGACGATGACGGCACGGTTCGGGCAATGGGGCCAATGCAGTTCATCCCGGAGACGTGGCGGCTGTACGGAGTCGACGCCAATAATGACGGCGTCGTCAGCGTCGACAACATCGACGACGCCGCGCTCTCGGCTGCTGGCTATTTATGTTGGCGTGGAAAGAATCTCGCGACACCACGAGGGTGGATCACTGCGCTGCGGGCCTACAACGACTCCGACGTGTATGCGCGCGCGGTACGGGATTGGGCTACCGCCTACGCGGCGGGCCACCCGCTGTGA
- the eno gene encoding phosphopyruvate hydratase, with protein MPIIEQVGAREILDSRGNPTVEVEVALIDGTFARAAVPSGASTGEHEAVELRDGGDRYGGKGVKKAVQAVLDEIAPAVIGLNADEQRLVDQALVDLDGTPDKSRLGANAMLGVSLAVAKAAADAAELPLFRYIGGPNAHILPVPLMNILNGGAHADTAVDVQEFMVAPIGAPSFAEALRWGAEVYHALKSVLKKQGLSTGLGDEGGFAPDVPGTKAALDLISLAIESTGLKYGADVALALDAAATEFFAEKTGYNFEKQTRTAAQMTEFYTELLDTYPLVSIEDPLAEDDWDGWAALTASIGDRVQIVGDDIFVTNPERIEEGIEKNVANALLVKVNQIGTLTETLDAVALAHHSGYRTMMSHRSGETEDTTIADLAVAVGCGQIKTGAPARSERVAKYNQLLRIEETLGDAARYAGDLAFPRYVPEIK; from the coding sequence GTGCCGATTATCGAGCAGGTCGGGGCCCGCGAGATCCTCGATTCTCGCGGCAACCCGACGGTCGAGGTCGAGGTCGCTCTCATCGACGGGACATTCGCGCGGGCAGCGGTGCCCTCCGGTGCGTCGACCGGCGAGCACGAAGCCGTCGAGCTGCGCGACGGTGGCGATCGCTACGGCGGCAAAGGTGTCAAGAAGGCTGTGCAGGCGGTGCTCGACGAGATCGCACCCGCTGTGATCGGGCTCAACGCCGACGAGCAGCGGCTGGTCGATCAGGCGCTGGTGGATCTCGACGGCACCCCTGACAAGTCCCGGCTGGGCGCCAACGCGATGCTCGGCGTCTCGCTGGCCGTCGCCAAGGCCGCGGCGGATGCCGCTGAGCTGCCGCTGTTTCGCTACATCGGCGGCCCGAACGCGCACATCCTGCCGGTACCGCTGATGAACATCCTCAACGGCGGCGCCCACGCCGACACCGCCGTCGACGTCCAGGAGTTCATGGTGGCCCCGATCGGGGCGCCCAGCTTCGCCGAGGCTCTGCGCTGGGGTGCCGAGGTATACCACGCGCTCAAGTCGGTGCTCAAAAAGCAGGGGCTCAGCACAGGATTGGGCGACGAGGGCGGCTTCGCGCCGGACGTGCCAGGTACCAAGGCCGCGCTTGATTTGATCAGCCTGGCCATCGAGTCGACAGGTCTGAAATACGGTGCCGACGTGGCGTTGGCGCTCGATGCCGCAGCCACCGAGTTCTTCGCCGAGAAGACGGGCTACAACTTCGAAAAGCAGACACGCACCGCGGCGCAGATGACCGAGTTTTACACCGAGCTGCTCGACACATACCCGCTGGTATCCATCGAAGACCCACTCGCCGAAGATGATTGGGACGGATGGGCAGCTCTCACGGCATCCATCGGCGATCGGGTGCAAATCGTGGGCGACGACATCTTCGTCACCAACCCCGAACGGATTGAAGAAGGCATCGAGAAGAACGTCGCAAATGCTCTGCTGGTCAAGGTAAATCAGATCGGTACGTTAACCGAAACACTGGACGCTGTGGCGTTGGCGCACCACAGCGGATACCGCACGATGATGAGCCACCGCAGCGGGGAAACCGAGGACACCACCATCGCCGACCTGGCGGTGGCGGTCGGTTGCGGGCAGATCAAAACTGGCGCACCGGCGCGCAGCGAGCGTGTCGCCAAATACAACCAGCTGCTACGGATCGAGGAGACGCTCGGCGATGCCGCCCGCTACGCCGGCGATCTGGCGTTCCCCCGGTACGTGCCAGAAATCAAGTAG
- a CDS encoding FtsB family cell division protein, producing the protein MSEGKRHDSKRRSPASRPGRPRDTAADRRRKAPGSPRGRAESRTQPEAVPQPVKHSITASAEQRSEQRLGFTARRAAVLAAVVCVLTLTIAGPVRTYFAQRTEMNQLAATEAALRRQIADLEQQKVKLADPAYIAAQARERLGFVKPGDIPYQVQLPPTAASPNEPGSQAVPTAANGPWYTSLWHTIADTPHGPPAPPPPPGPAPPPAPAPTNPVPPGG; encoded by the coding sequence ATGTCCGAAGGAAAGCGGCACGATTCCAAGCGGCGGTCACCGGCCTCGCGGCCGGGCCGACCCCGCGACACGGCTGCCGACCGTCGGCGCAAAGCGCCGGGCTCTCCTCGAGGCCGCGCTGAGTCCCGGACGCAGCCCGAGGCCGTGCCACAACCCGTCAAACATTCGATCACCGCGTCGGCCGAGCAGCGCTCCGAGCAGCGGCTGGGCTTTACCGCGCGGCGGGCGGCGGTGCTGGCTGCTGTGGTCTGCGTGTTGACGCTGACGATCGCCGGTCCGGTACGCACCTACTTTGCACAGCGCACGGAGATGAACCAGCTGGCCGCTACCGAAGCCGCGTTGCGCCGACAGATCGCCGACCTCGAGCAGCAAAAAGTCAAACTGGCAGACCCGGCCTACATCGCGGCACAAGCTCGTGAGCGGCTTGGCTTCGTGAAGCCCGGCGACATTCCCTATCAGGTCCAGCTTCCGCCGACGGCGGCATCACCCAACGAGCCGGGCTCGCAGGCGGTACCCACCGCCGCCAACGGGCCCTGGTACACGTCGCTGTGGCACACGATCGCCGACACGCCGCACGGTCCGCCGGCACCACCCCCGCCGCCGGGCCCGGCCCCACCCCCGGCCCCCGCGCCGACGAATCCGGTACCGCCCGGTGGTTGA
- a CDS encoding DUF501 domain-containing protein: MVDRADLETIARQLGREPRGVLAIAYRCPNGEPGVVKTAPKLPDGTPFPTLYYLTHPVLTAATSRLESAGLMRQMTDRLRQDPDLAAAYRQAHESYLAERDAIEPLGTTVSAGGMPDRVKCLHVLVAHSLAKGRGVNPIGDEVLAILSTDPHLELTKVGILAPGQWE, from the coding sequence GTGGTTGATCGTGCCGACCTGGAAACGATTGCGCGGCAGCTTGGCCGTGAGCCTCGCGGAGTGCTCGCGATCGCCTATCGCTGCCCCAACGGTGAGCCGGGCGTGGTGAAGACGGCGCCGAAACTTCCTGACGGCACACCATTCCCGACGCTGTACTACTTGACGCACCCCGTGCTGACGGCCGCCACCAGTCGGCTGGAGTCAGCGGGGCTGATGCGGCAGATGACCGACCGGCTGCGGCAAGACCCCGACCTGGCCGCCGCCTATCGGCAAGCTCACGAGTCGTACCTGGCCGAGCGTGATGCGATCGAACCGCTGGGCACGACGGTTTCGGCTGGCGGTATGCCCGACCGGGTGAAGTGCCTACACGTGCTCGTGGCGCATTCGTTGGCCAAGGGCCGCGGGGTGAATCCGATCGGGGACGAGGTCCTGGCGATCCTGTCCACCGACCCGCACCTTGAGTTGACGAAGGTCGGCATCTTGGCACCGGGACAATGGGAATGA
- a CDS encoding Ppx/GppA phosphatase family protein → MGMKRVAAIDCGTNSIRLLIADVVNGHLRDVHREMRIVRLGQGVDATGEFLPEALERTRAALVDYTALLRVHDVERVRMVATSAARDAANREVFFAMTAEVLGAAVPGAVAEVITGAEEAELSFHGAVNEFDYTAGPFVVVDLGGGSTEIVVGHDRVSASFSADIGCVRLTERCLHSDPPTRAEVADARGVVRERLGVALRAVSVQDAQTWVGVAGTMTTLAALAQDMATYDAAAIHLSRVGRDKLMAVCDRLIGMTRAQRAALGPMHAGRADVIVAGAIIVEELADALRERAGIEELVVSEHDILDGIALSIAG, encoded by the coding sequence ATGGGAATGAAACGCGTTGCGGCAATTGACTGCGGCACCAACTCGATTCGGTTGTTGATTGCCGACGTGGTCAACGGGCATCTGCGCGACGTGCACCGCGAGATGCGTATCGTACGGCTCGGTCAAGGCGTCGACGCGACCGGTGAATTCCTGCCCGAGGCGCTGGAGCGCACCCGGGCCGCGCTCGTCGACTACACCGCGCTGCTACGGGTCCACGACGTCGAGCGGGTGCGCATGGTTGCCACGTCGGCCGCCCGTGACGCCGCCAATCGTGAGGTGTTCTTTGCGATGACCGCCGAGGTGTTGGGTGCTGCGGTGCCGGGGGCGGTCGCTGAAGTGATCACCGGTGCCGAAGAGGCAGAACTGTCTTTTCACGGAGCGGTCAACGAATTCGATTACACTGCGGGGCCTTTCGTGGTCGTGGACTTGGGTGGCGGGTCCACAGAGATCGTGGTGGGCCACGATAGGGTTTCCGCGAGTTTCTCGGCCGACATCGGGTGTGTCCGGCTGACCGAGCGATGTTTGCATTCCGATCCGCCGACCCGCGCCGAGGTCGCAGACGCCCGCGGCGTGGTCCGCGAGCGGCTTGGGGTGGCGCTGCGGGCGGTGTCGGTGCAAGATGCCCAGACCTGGGTCGGTGTGGCCGGGACGATGACGACGCTGGCGGCGCTGGCCCAGGACATGGCGACGTATGATGCTGCCGCCATTCATCTTTCACGTGTCGGCCGCGACAAGCTAATGGCGGTATGCGACCGGTTGATCGGTATGACGCGTGCGCAGCGTGCCGCGCTGGGCCCGATGCACGCCGGTCGGGCCGACGTGATCGTCGCGGGCGCGATCATTGTCGAAGAGCTGGCCGACGCGCTGCGCGAACGCGCTGGCATCGAGGAACTCGTGGTCAGCGAGCACGACATTCTCGACGGGATTGCGCTCTCGATCGCCGGCTGA
- a CDS encoding PPE family protein, SVP subgroup, whose amino-acid sequence MDFAMLPPEINSGRIYAGPGSGPLVAAAEAWDGLAAELHSAANAYQSVISGLTAGLWLGPSSASMATAAASYVAWLSVTAGQAEEAASQAKAGAAAYEEALASTVPPPLIAANRAQLTALVATNLLGQNTPAIAAIEAQYAEMWAQDAAAMYGYASSSASATALRPFTSPLASVNPDGAAIQATAVDHATGTAAGNAQRTVSSAQHAFSAVPSALSSFAAAPAAAADPPDPLSTLASLISIFINGPSGIAALGALTPVAPLGLAGFPYVVEGALSGLHEDQIISGWAGVEPWPGTGSVPPTEFPAIITHPGPLAGSSASSVSAGLGEANKIGALSVPPTWTVATPAVRPVALALPRTGVGAPAAGLAGNSVNPLSDMALAGMAGSAMGATLGAGSGREDGKATPGHRVAARAGRAATPGDNASTDSKGQASQSNPRPVVTGVAARIREIAKLRDEGRLTDEEFSEQKKRLLGR is encoded by the coding sequence ATGGATTTCGCGATGCTGCCGCCGGAGATCAACTCCGGTCGGATCTATGCCGGTCCTGGGTCGGGGCCACTGGTGGCGGCTGCCGAAGCCTGGGACGGGCTGGCGGCCGAGCTACATTCGGCGGCGAACGCGTACCAGTCGGTGATCTCGGGACTGACCGCCGGGCTGTGGTTGGGCCCGTCGTCGGCGTCGATGGCGACCGCGGCCGCATCTTATGTCGCGTGGCTGAGCGTCACCGCCGGGCAAGCCGAGGAGGCGGCCAGCCAAGCCAAAGCGGGAGCGGCAGCATATGAGGAGGCGTTGGCGTCGACAGTGCCGCCGCCGCTGATCGCGGCCAATCGCGCTCAGTTGACGGCGCTAGTGGCCACGAACCTCCTGGGGCAGAACACGCCCGCGATCGCTGCCATCGAGGCCCAGTACGCGGAGATGTGGGCCCAGGACGCCGCCGCGATGTACGGCTATGCGAGTTCGTCGGCATCTGCCACAGCGCTCAGGCCCTTCACGTCACCACTTGCGAGCGTCAACCCGGACGGTGCGGCGATCCAAGCAACGGCGGTCGATCATGCCACCGGCACCGCCGCCGGGAACGCGCAGCGCACCGTCTCGTCGGCACAGCACGCCTTTTCCGCGGTGCCCAGCGCGTTGTCGAGCTTCGCAGCGGCTCCGGCGGCCGCGGCCGATCCCCCGGACCCGCTGAGCACTTTGGCCAGCCTGATTTCGATCTTTATCAACGGACCAAGTGGCATCGCGGCGCTCGGTGCCCTCACACCCGTCGCCCCGCTGGGGTTGGCGGGGTTTCCCTACGTTGTCGAAGGTGCTTTGTCGGGGCTTCACGAAGATCAGATCATCAGCGGCTGGGCAGGCGTCGAGCCCTGGCCGGGCACGGGATCGGTGCCGCCGACGGAATTCCCGGCGATCATCACACACCCGGGCCCGCTGGCGGGGTCGTCGGCGTCGTCGGTGTCGGCGGGACTGGGTGAGGCAAACAAAATCGGGGCGTTGTCGGTGCCGCCGACCTGGACGGTCGCGACGCCGGCCGTACGACCGGTGGCGCTGGCATTGCCCAGGACCGGCGTGGGCGCACCCGCGGCGGGCCTGGCAGGTAACTCGGTAAACCCATTGAGCGATATGGCTCTGGCGGGTATGGCCGGAAGCGCCATGGGTGCAACCCTGGGCGCCGGCAGCGGCCGAGAAGACGGCAAAGCGACACCGGGGCACCGGGTGGCTGCTCGTGCCGGACGGGCGGCGACGCCCGGCGACAATGCATCGACAGATAGCAAAGGTCAAGCATCGCAAAGTAATCCGCGGCCCGTGGTGACGGGAGTCGCGGCGAGGATACGCGAGATCGCCAAGCTGCGCGACGAGGGACGCTTGACCGACGAAGAGTTCAGCGAGCAGAAAAAGCGGCTGCTCGGGCGCTGA
- a CDS encoding PPE family protein, SVP subgroup: MDFAMLPPEINSGRMYTGPGSGSLVAAAAAWDGLAAELSSAANSYQSVVAALASGPWLGPASASMAAAAVPYVTWLSSASAQAEQTAAHARAAAAAYEVAFAATVPPSVIAANRTLLMELVATNLLGQNASAIAATEAQYAQMWAQDVAAMYGYAGSSASATALTPFTPPQPSTSADAAAIQASAVGKAAGTAAGNSKSTVASTQQAFSAVPNALQNLAAVTPAAAADPPDPLATLANLVTVFIDAPSGLATLGVDTPLAPLTAVSLPFDVVGALTGFHTDEIVSGWAGVEPWPGTGTVPPTEFPAIITGPIVPSAPAVSASAGQAHTVGGLSVPPTWTISTPAVRPVAVTLPALPGTGVGAAAEAAAQGATGAAGSTFSDMALAGMAGRAMAGTLGTGGRDRGRASPAERQKPTGERAATAGDRAADDREDDASESKPRTVVTGVAAELREFARLRDEGILTEEEFAEQKNRLLGR, encoded by the coding sequence ATGGATTTCGCGATGTTACCGCCGGAGATCAATTCCGGTCGAATGTACACAGGTCCGGGTTCAGGGTCGCTGGTGGCCGCCGCAGCGGCCTGGGATGGACTCGCCGCCGAACTGTCTTCGGCGGCGAACTCTTATCAGTCGGTGGTTGCGGCGTTAGCCAGTGGCCCGTGGCTGGGTCCCGCATCGGCGTCGATGGCGGCCGCGGCAGTCCCCTACGTGACGTGGTTGAGCAGCGCCTCCGCACAGGCCGAGCAGACCGCCGCGCATGCCAGGGCGGCGGCCGCGGCCTACGAGGTGGCCTTTGCCGCTACGGTGCCGCCGTCGGTGATCGCGGCCAATCGCACTCTGTTGATGGAGCTGGTGGCGACAAATCTGCTCGGGCAGAACGCCTCGGCGATTGCGGCGACCGAAGCACAGTACGCCCAGATGTGGGCCCAAGACGTGGCAGCGATGTACGGCTACGCGGGATCCTCGGCATCGGCAACCGCCCTGACGCCGTTCACGCCACCGCAACCGAGCACCAGTGCGGACGCCGCGGCGATTCAAGCCAGCGCCGTCGGCAAAGCCGCGGGCACCGCCGCCGGCAACTCGAAAAGCACGGTCGCATCGACCCAGCAAGCCTTTTCGGCGGTGCCCAACGCGCTGCAAAACCTCGCCGCGGTGACACCCGCCGCCGCGGCCGACCCCCCGGATCCGCTGGCCACGCTGGCAAACCTGGTCACCGTGTTCATCGACGCGCCAAGCGGCCTCGCGACCCTTGGCGTCGATACTCCGCTGGCCCCCTTGACCGCAGTTTCGCTTCCCTTCGACGTTGTCGGTGCGCTGACGGGTTTCCACACCGATGAGATCGTCAGCGGCTGGGCAGGCGTAGAGCCCTGGCCGGGCACCGGCACAGTGCCTCCGACCGAGTTCCCCGCGATCATCACCGGCCCGATAGTGCCGTCCGCGCCGGCCGTCTCAGCCAGCGCGGGCCAAGCGCATACGGTCGGGGGGTTGTCCGTGCCGCCGACGTGGACCATCTCGACACCGGCGGTGCGTCCCGTCGCGGTGACGCTACCGGCACTACCGGGAACCGGTGTTGGTGCAGCGGCAGAAGCCGCCGCACAGGGAGCGACAGGTGCCGCGGGGAGCACGTTCAGCGACATGGCTCTGGCGGGTATGGCCGGGCGCGCCATGGCCGGAACCCTCGGCACCGGCGGCCGGGATCGCGGACGGGCGAGTCCCGCTGAACGCCAGAAGCCCACCGGTGAACGCGCGGCGACCGCCGGTGACCGTGCGGCAGATGACCGCGAAGATGACGCGTCGGAGAGCAAGCCGCGAACCGTGGTGACGGGTGTCGCGGCTGAGCTGCGTGAGTTCGCCAGGCTACGCGACGAGGGCATTTTGACCGAAGAGGAGTTCGCCGAACAGAAGAACCGCCTACTCGGGCGCTGA